ATtcatggtaaaagtatcatgaaggtCTCCATAGTAGGAATTAGATTATATTTTCTCTTTTACTAAAAACtaacaaattagtctctatatagggttttttacaaaattattacaaaaaaaataaaaaataactaaaatgttatttttttatttatcaaaatattataatttttttatttaccaaaatatatcaaaaaataaaaataaaagcttgcaaaaaaaaaacttgtggcggcaccaaaggtgccaaagaGATTGGCGGCACAAGACTAAAATGTAACTCTCTGTAGTTTCAAGGACCtgacatgcaaatttaccattttgaattttgaaagtgaattggtgTGTCAGCGCCAAAACTGAAACTTGGCTAATTCCCTTCTAAGtccttcaactcacttttttatttaataaacaagccttcaacttatttttgtagttaaatactcttaatatatgatttttactcataaaagccttttattttattattaaagtaaatatattttacctaaagtaaagctatttaaaaaagtataaactaattcgcattttatgtattattttggtaatttgatgagaatagtttattaaataataacactattttactttaataaactattctcatcaaattaccaaaatttgtaattaagtgataattaagatacttagaattctaattaagtaataattctattttactttaataagtttattaaaaagtaataactctattttactttaataaactATTGCTTTTAGGCTTAGTTTAGTAATGTTTCAAAAAATGTTTTTAAGGAGAagtaaaaatttttaactttttaaaaaaaatacttttttagctaatttttttatttgggagaagtattttttcttttaaaaagtaacttgtttaaaaaatatttcttaaaaataatattaaacacgCAACATCAAactgaaatatgataaattaaaatattcaaactcCTAATAAGTAAATTTTTCATTTAGATTGATTGTTGAAAAAAAAGCTTTAAGGTCTCGCCTGAGAGTGTGGCGACATCAAACCTTAAATAGTATTAATTGCTTCATAAAccttcattatttattatttattattctcttTCAACACCAAAAATAGAGAAGTCTTATACCAATTAgtccaaaaagtatttttgtaaaaaatcgATTCCAACCGgaaatagattttatttatttttcgaaaaatatttttttttcaagtatgtCTGATATAATAGTTAATGATATTCataataattttcttttgttCACATTATATCTGGGAACTATAAATTcaactaataattataaattatacataataagatttttctaaagtttttataattaaaattttatatcgtATAcgtaaattaaattgataataaggataattataaaagctttagaaaaatattatcatgtataaattataattattagttaaatttatagtTTCTAAATATAATGTGAGCGAAAGAAAACTACTATGAGTACCGTTAACTGCTAAGTCAGACATAATTTAAATAgcaaattatttttctaaaaataaataaaatttatttgtggATGGAATCAccttttttacaaaaatacttttaggtaaaaaaaattttTTGGACTAATTGATATGAGACTTCtctattttctataaatttttacttattaaagtaaaaataatacataaaattactttttaataaacttattaaagtaaaatagagttattactttttactaaactattctcatcaaattaccaaaataatacataaaatgcgaattagcttatacttttttaaatagcttcactttaggtaaaatatatttactttaataataaaataaagggcttttatgagtaaaaatcatagattaagagtttatttaactacaaaaatagattgagggcttgtttattaaataaaaaagtgagttgaaggggaataaaaagaaaataataaataaggagggcttagaaggcaattagtCAAGTTTCAGTTTTGGCGCTGACACACCCACAAGCGcaccaattcactttcaaaattcaaaatggtaaatttcatgtcaggtccttgaaactgcagagagttacattttagtcctgtGCCGCCAATTactttggcacctttggtgccgccacaggtttttttttttttttcagatttttgtttttttttgtatattttgataaataaaaaaaattataatattttgataaataaaaaaaaaggataacattttggttattttttatttttttataataattttgtaaaaaacctctctatatattagattaaagaacaaatgagttttttttttaatttcatccatttgtactattaaaagtTGGCGTGGTTGATAGAATAATTAGATAGTAACACATGATGTGTCTTATGTACTTTTTGCTAATGTACAAGAAtcattttttaatagtaaaaatgaatgaaattttaaggGATGGGTTtgatttgctctttgatttaatatacttgaattaatttatttgttttttgagTAAGAGAAAGTAAAATGCATATATTGTTACTTAAAAGCAAAgtcaaaatattagaaaaatgatATGGATAAATCAAAGATAAGGAAATGAAAATCTCATTAATCAAACAAGGTTTACTTTCCACTGTTTCGCCCACGAAGAAATATTCTTAGTATTATCGTTAGGTTTGTTTATAGTTTTGTCGGGAGAAGATGTCTGGGCTCCAGGCAGATCTTTTTTGTTATGTCCATTTCGTTGCCTTATCCCGATAAGTGTTGTTCGAGTTCGCTTGAAATGCAAGCAAGGATCTTATGGAGATGACGAAGTTGATGCCCATAGTAAGGGAACAATTGCTGGTGTTATTTGCTATCCCTGGTTCATTTCAACAGATAAAAACGATTTTATGAGACCAGAAGCACAAGTCTACAATGCCATACATAAGTTAAATTAGCTACAACTTGTATCCCAGTTTAAAATGATGAAGATCTTGGAAGAAAGCCCAAGCATCTCATGAAATAATgtcagtaaaaaaaaaaatgttctaatgttttctcataacaccCTCGAATCAATGCTTTCCACAAATTGTTACAACAATAATAATCCCACTCAAAGCTAGTCCcatttaaataacttaaaaaactAGATTATCTAAATGCAAAGGTTTCCTCCACCCAATGCTGAAACCACCACCCAATTCTGTCATTTAGATGGTGGAGACCCTTGGAACATCAACTGGGAAATTATGGATCTCATCCATCCATGGGTTTTTCTCCTTTACCGGATTTATCGTCCTCAAAGCTTTCCAAACTGCACTGTTACACTTGAATCCTGAACCAAATGCTATTTGCCATGTTCTGTCACCCCTTCTAATTCTACCCTTAGCTTCGGAGTAAGCTAATTCGTACCACAGAGAACTGCTTGAGGTGTTCCCGAACCGGTAGAGAGTCATTCTTGATGGTTCCATGTGCCATTCAGACAGCTGCAAATTCTTCTCCAGTTCATCCAAAACGGCTCTTCCTCCGGCATGAATGCAGAAATGCTCAAAAGCTAGCTTGAAATCCGGAATGTACGGTTTGACCTTCATTTTGAAAAGCTTCTTGCCAACCAATGTAGCAAAGAAAAGAAGCTGCTCAGACATTGGAAGAACCAGAGGCCCCAATGTGGTAATGTTGGTCTTTAAGGCATCACCAGCAACTGCCATGAGATCCTTCGACAATGTAACACCAATCTTCCCTATGGAGTCTTCTTCCTGTGTAACACAGGAAAAGCATTTATCATCTGAACCCTTGTGAGTGCGAACAGTGTGAACCAATTGATATTTGGATCTTCTTTCGTCGGACCATTTGTTAGAGAGCAGTATTGCAGCCCCTCCCATCCTGAATAAGCAGTTTGATACAAGTTTCGAACGATCATTTCCGAAGTACCAGTTCAGGGTAATGTTCTCCATGCTGATAACCAATGCATAGGAGTTTGGATGGACTTGAAGAAGATGTTTCGCAAGATCTATCGAGATCAAACCTGCACTGCAACCCATTCCTCCCAAATTGTAGCTTTGAATATTACCTCGAAGCTTATAATGGTTGATAACCATGGCAGACAACGATGGTGTTGGATTAAACAAGCTGCAGTTCACAATCAAAATTCCAATGTCTTTGGGTTTTACGGAGGTCTTAGCCAAAAGCTCATCGATAGCACCAAACATAACAGCCTCCGCTTCTTTTCTTGCTTCATGCATTGACGGGTTAGGGGGAATATTGAGGACCGCCTCCGGAAGATATGTTGAATCCCCTAGTCCAGACCTTTCAAGGATCCTACGCTGGAACTGAAGGTTCTCCTCTGTGAATGTACCAGTCAATTGTGACTGATCTACGAACATCCTTTTCGTGCATTTCCGAGATTCCTCCGGCTTGTAGCAAGCAAAGTTGACAAGATAAACAGGGCGAGGGCGGGTTAGAAAGTAGAGTGTTGACAAGAAAACAAGAAGGGCCGAGCAGATTATGACAGAAATGAGGTTGTATTGAAGATGCTCCCAAAGATCAAAAAGATCCGTAACAGAAAAGGTCGAGAGCTGCGCCGCGATGACAACTACAAGAGGGGTAAGGAAGAGGTACATTCCATGGGTGATTAAGTAATGGTATCCAAGCTTCACATACTTTAGCTTAACTGATTTCTTAAAATCAGGTAGGTTCCTTGATGATGATGGCATCAAAGGCTGGTCTGGTTTTGAGTCAGccatgtttttctttttcctgtAAAAGATTGAACTCAATGTATTAAATCAAGTGCAACAAAGGAATCAGAATAACAGAATTTAAAACCAACAAGAAGCAAAGCTAGTAAAcgaaaaataagataaaataagtaGGCTTTCAAAGGTGAAGTTTATCCCTTTCAAGAGATGAACTTTATGGCTAGTCTAAAAAGGCTAAATCCTAAACTCAGAATGATAAAAACACACATCTTTTTTCATAAAGATGTTTTTACATCAAAATCTTACTGAGATTTTGCAAACCCAGATCAGAATTtcaaatcataatatttttacATAGTGTGTGAGAACTGACTCTGGgggaaacattaaaaaaaaaacccagatcAGCATTTGCATTAAAAACACAATTTTATTCAATAATTCAGATCAATCGGCTACAGAAAAGAATACACAAAGAGAGCCCAGCTCACAATTCATAAGCAACTAGTAAATGAAATTAATCAAAAAATTTCAGattcaaataaaaaagaaaactcaCCTAGATCTCCCAAACCCGCCGAAAGGCTAGTTAAATCTATTCAAGAACGGCCACGGatacaaagaaaaaaagaagactaCAAAGTCCTTCAGAAAGAGAAGAAATATGAAGATGAAATATATAAAAGCAGGAGtaaataatctaaaatatataaatttagaaaaaaaatgaagaacagCCTTtgctaaaggaaaaaaaaaaggaaggtcGCAAGAAATAGGAAAATGGTGGTGAAGAAAGCCAAACAAATAAAAGAGTGGCGCAACGAACGCGTTTTCTTGAAGAGGCAGCGCCGTCTGGAATCTCAACTCGGGTATCACGGTCCAAAACGCTGTCGTTTAAAACATCAGGCGGCTAGTTTCAGACGTTTCCAGTCAGCTCTTTTCAGATTTTtggaatattttaattttcaacattGAGTGGTCCATAATGGAATAAAAGAACAAAGTTGAAtccaaatttatttacttttctttGATAGTAATCATCATTACGTAACTGGTGCAAATCTTctagaaaattttacatttttgaaatttagAACTTCAGAAAACAGACGTTGGAATTGTGGTaccattaattaaaaattatttaattattaattttttaaaaacttctataattttttttctttttatgtttttttttacaaatatgggTTCATAATATATGGTAACGACAAAGCAAAATCATTGTATGGGAGCACTTGCCTTAAGTTTTATGGTCACATGGTTACCAACTGGAAACTCACATGGAATTCTTCTAGAAACATAGCTGTAATATTCTCTAGGGTCCATATGCCAAGCTGTCGTCGACATGAATTGATAACATGATTTAGCTAATTAACGCAAACATTAAGGCAATATTCTTAA
The genomic region above belongs to Gossypium hirsutum isolate 1008001.06 chromosome D05, Gossypium_hirsutum_v2.1, whole genome shotgun sequence and contains:
- the LOC107907434 gene encoding 3-ketoacyl-CoA synthase 11 codes for the protein MADSKPDQPLMPSSSRNLPDFKKSVKLKYVKLGYHYLITHGMYLFLTPLVVVIAAQLSTFSVTDLFDLWEHLQYNLISVIICSALLVFLSTLYFLTRPRPVYLVNFACYKPEESRKCTKRMFVDQSQLTGTFTEENLQFQRRILERSGLGDSTYLPEAVLNIPPNPSMHEARKEAEAVMFGAIDELLAKTSVKPKDIGILIVNCSLFNPTPSLSAMVINHYKLRGNIQSYNLGGMGCSAGLISIDLAKHLLQVHPNSYALVISMENITLNWYFGNDRSKLVSNCLFRMGGAAILLSNKWSDERRSKYQLVHTVRTHKGSDDKCFSCVTQEEDSIGKIGVTLSKDLMAVAGDALKTNITTLGPLVLPMSEQLLFFATLVGKKLFKMKVKPYIPDFKLAFEHFCIHAGGRAVLDELEKNLQLSEWHMEPSRMTLYRFGNTSSSSLWYELAYSEAKGRIRRGDRTWQIAFGSGFKCNSAVWKALRTINPVKEKNPWMDEIHNFPVDVPRVSTI